A genome region from Methanococcoides burtonii DSM 6242 includes the following:
- a CDS encoding hydantoinase/oxoprolinase N-terminal domain-containing protein: MQYSLGIDAGGTYTDAILISDSDRSVVMSNKALTTYPDHIEGIRNAIDGIDEKYLKNVDVISVSTTLATNTVLEDTGYPVGLILIGDHSLNKNFPTSDIIFVAGGHDHMGDELKPLDVDAIKNFVLGSKGRVSAFAVSSHFSIRNPEHELKTKQLISKLTGMPVVCGHELTQDIGAYERAVTAYLNAQLLPVGENFIEAMISEIKRRDMDARLLMLKCDGSVVGIRDALERPIETIFSGPAASLIGASFLSGLESCVVIDVGGTSTDVSMLSEGVPDISEAGAVIGKWQTRVKAIHMETSAMGGDSHIWTKDNDLFIGPRRVEPICVAAVKYPGFPEKLKNIKWISRKLLDENVQPTKFFVRTRQEPMELNEDENMILSVIGDDPLSFDDISMMLKKPPSPFVLSSLISKRLVQAIGFTPTDVLHVLGEYDQWDQEASKLVADVLAKLNTMGKYEMCSLLKKRFARNMAFELMSYLLPGVDPESIGGIVDRKFKARFDVEIPVVFIGGPVSAYRDEVSSFIKADIIVPKYSDVGNAAGALFGKGVKRLEIMIRPLSLSEPDKDFFVYSPGGREKFNTYVEALEFVNEHGRDLIYSYMAECGIMENKVSVTVAEEAISPEGWHHPPMETKLIFVGVGVF; encoded by the coding sequence ATGCAATATAGTCTTGGTATTGATGCAGGTGGAACCTATACTGATGCAATTCTTATAAGTGATAGTGACAGGTCTGTAGTGATGTCCAACAAGGCATTGACCACCTATCCTGATCATATTGAAGGAATACGGAATGCAATTGACGGGATCGATGAAAAATATCTGAAAAATGTAGATGTCATATCGGTTTCAACCACACTTGCAACGAATACTGTGCTGGAAGATACTGGCTATCCTGTGGGTCTTATTCTCATAGGGGATCATTCTCTCAATAAGAATTTCCCGACAAGTGATATCATCTTTGTAGCAGGAGGTCATGATCACATGGGGGATGAATTAAAGCCGCTTGATGTTGATGCTATAAAGAATTTCGTCCTTGGTTCAAAGGGCAGAGTATCTGCTTTTGCGGTATCGTCCCATTTCAGTATAAGGAATCCTGAGCATGAGCTAAAGACAAAACAGCTCATATCAAAGCTTACGGGAATGCCAGTCGTTTGTGGGCACGAGCTAACACAGGATATTGGTGCTTACGAAAGAGCAGTTACAGCATACCTTAATGCACAGCTTTTACCTGTCGGTGAGAATTTCATAGAAGCGATGATCTCTGAGATAAAAAGGCGTGATATGGATGCAAGATTACTTATGCTCAAATGTGACGGTTCTGTCGTTGGTATCAGGGACGCACTTGAAAGACCTATCGAAACGATATTTTCAGGTCCGGCTGCAAGTCTTATTGGCGCTTCTTTTCTTTCAGGTCTTGAAAGTTGCGTTGTGATAGATGTCGGCGGTACAAGTACAGATGTATCAATGCTCTCTGAGGGCGTGCCGGATATTAGCGAAGCGGGTGCAGTTATTGGAAAATGGCAAACGCGTGTAAAAGCGATCCACATGGAAACATCAGCAATGGGGGGTGACAGCCACATATGGACAAAAGATAATGATCTGTTCATTGGTCCCAGAAGAGTGGAACCGATCTGTGTTGCAGCAGTCAAATATCCTGGTTTTCCTGAAAAACTTAAGAACATTAAATGGATCTCGCGCAAACTGCTGGATGAAAATGTCCAACCTACAAAGTTCTTTGTAAGGACCAGACAAGAACCTATGGAATTAAATGAAGATGAAAATATGATACTATCTGTTATTGGAGATGATCCACTCTCATTTGATGATATTTCAATGATGCTTAAAAAACCACCTTCTCCTTTTGTTTTGAGTTCTCTGATAAGTAAAAGGCTTGTGCAGGCTATTGGTTTCACTCCTACTGATGTATTGCATGTTCTGGGGGAATATGATCAATGGGATCAAGAAGCTTCAAAACTGGTCGCCGATGTTCTGGCTAAATTGAACACTATGGGTAAATATGAAATGTGCTCTCTTCTCAAAAAACGTTTTGCGAGAAATATGGCATTCGAGCTGATGTCGTACCTGTTGCCAGGTGTTGATCCCGAGAGCATCGGTGGGATCGTTGATCGCAAGTTCAAAGCGAGGTTCGATGTAGAGATCCCTGTAGTATTTATTGGAGGTCCGGTGTCTGCTTATAGGGATGAGGTGAGCTCATTTATCAAAGCGGACATCATAGTTCCTAAATATTCCGATGTGGGGAATGCAGCAGGAGCTTTGTTTGGTAAAGGGGTCAAACGTCTGGAAATAATGATAAGGCCATTATCGCTTAGCGAGCCTGATAAAGATTTCTTTGTCTATTCACCTGGGGGGAGAGAGAAGTTCAATACTTATGTAGAAGCACTTGAATTTGTCAATGAACATGGGAGGGACTTGATATATTCCTATATGGCAGAGTGCGGGATCATGGAAAACAAGGTAAGTGTAACAGTTGCAGAGGAAGCCATCTCACCGGAAGGTTGGCACCATCCTCCGATGGAGACTAAACTTATATTTGTGGGAGTGGGAGTCTTTTAA
- a CDS encoding GTP-binding protein: MLTLIVGGFLGSGKTTTIINTGKYLVDKGYKVAIIVNEIGEIGIDGDIIKKFGFDTKEITNGCICCSLKMGLRSTVITLFNSYNPDVLIIEPTGIAFPNLIKREIELMDLGEGAEIAPLVTLIDGSRFKHILKEMKNFSTRQIEDAEILAINKIDLMDKIQIPIIEESVQQLNRKAKVIRISANNNDEKFYSFMDMIFPEELLNRSLDLKVQETKPKEMEKTSIAPANGLSFVSKKDMELIRDEQETESSIDASGVATYAAEYNIKGNTDIDRAKLIAKEIMKNIKAEVMEHSPEFIGHIKMFLDSNADTVKMNVTAYFEDPQLEVIETGNNDILKLKILSAISNMEKKELVKIVDTFATDVCKRYGIEIEKLGTHHEHNH; the protein is encoded by the coding sequence ATGTTAACACTTATAGTTGGCGGTTTTCTTGGAAGCGGGAAAACTACCACGATAATCAATACGGGGAAGTACCTTGTGGACAAGGGGTACAAGGTTGCTATTATTGTCAACGAGATTGGAGAGATTGGGATCGATGGCGACATAATCAAGAAGTTCGGTTTCGATACAAAAGAGATAACTAACGGATGTATCTGTTGTTCACTCAAGATGGGACTTCGCTCAACTGTGATAACACTTTTTAATTCTTACAATCCGGATGTCCTTATAATCGAACCTACCGGAATTGCATTCCCAAATTTGATCAAAAGAGAGATAGAACTGATGGACCTTGGAGAAGGTGCGGAGATCGCACCTCTTGTGACACTTATCGATGGTAGCAGATTCAAACACATATTAAAAGAGATGAAGAATTTCTCCACCCGCCAGATAGAGGATGCAGAAATTCTTGCCATCAATAAGATCGACCTTATGGACAAGATACAAATACCTATTATAGAAGAATCTGTCCAGCAGCTCAATAGAAAAGCAAAGGTAATACGGATCTCTGCAAATAATAACGATGAGAAGTTCTATAGTTTTATGGACATGATATTTCCTGAAGAACTGCTTAATAGGTCTCTTGATCTTAAAGTTCAGGAGACGAAGCCAAAAGAAATGGAAAAAACATCCATTGCTCCTGCAAATGGCCTATCCTTTGTCAGCAAGAAAGATATGGAACTCATCAGGGATGAGCAGGAAACAGAAAGCTCCATTGACGCATCAGGTGTTGCAACCTATGCTGCAGAATATAATATCAAAGGCAACACAGATATCGATAGAGCAAAGCTGATCGCTAAGGAGATCATGAAGAACATAAAAGCTGAAGTTATGGAACATAGCCCCGAGTTCATTGGTCATATCAAGATGTTCCTAGATTCTAATGCAGATACAGTAAAAATGAATGTAACTGCATACTTCGAAGATCCACAATTGGAAGTGATCGAAACAGGAAATAATGATATCCTTAAGTTAAAGATACTTTCAGCGATCTCGAACATGGAAAAAAAAGAACTTGTGAAGATCGTCGATACCTTCGCAACAGATGTGTGCAAACGTTATGGAATTGAGATTGAAAAGCTTGGAACGCATCATGAGCACAATCATTGA
- a CDS encoding PAS domain-containing sensor histidine kinase has protein sequence MRISEDISKNEKTEELFQDSEKKYRLIFENSPLGIFHFDHNGMITHCNDKFLEIISASRKDVIGFNMATSIRDEKMRDAVKAVLSRKPGHYEGKYCTVISGKVIFIKADYNPNISEEGTLLGGIGIFEDITRRKEAEDAWKLDEYRLETLLQLNQMTDRSMQKIVDFAREEAVRLTQSQVGYIAFVNEDESVLTMHSWSQAAMLECKIRDKPIVYTLKTTGLWGEALRQRKPIITNDYNVPNPLKKGYPKDHMKLTRHMNIPVFDGERVVAVAGVGNKDEEYDESDVRQLTLLMEGMWRIIQRKQSEEALQKYANELSEVNKELEKVNDDLKSLDVMKNEFLSNISHELKTPLVSIKGYVELVFDGSLGTLNEQQKKAVNIVLRNSERLRRLIESLLFISGLESRAIQYHIEKVRIAEIIDNVVNDVNLQIEDKGLLIENNVPENLPLINGDKARLSDMLTNLVDNAIKFTPSEGRIILNAYEEEDDLHIEVKDTGIGIPKELIPNLFQRFYQVDASIKRRYGGTGVGLYICKNIVEAHKGNIWIESEEEKGTTVHIRLPR, from the coding sequence ATAAGAATTTCCGAAGATATTAGCAAAAATGAAAAGACAGAAGAGCTATTTCAGGATTCGGAAAAGAAATACCGTCTGATCTTTGAGAATTCTCCTCTGGGAATTTTCCATTTTGACCATAATGGGATGATAACACATTGCAATGATAAGTTCCTTGAAATTATCTCTGCCTCAAGAAAAGATGTCATTGGCTTTAATATGGCAACCTCCATCCGGGATGAAAAGATGAGGGATGCTGTCAAAGCGGTTCTTTCAAGAAAACCAGGTCACTATGAAGGAAAATATTGCACTGTAATCAGTGGTAAAGTTATTTTTATAAAAGCTGATTACAACCCAAATATATCGGAAGAAGGCACTCTTCTGGGTGGCATCGGTATCTTTGAAGATATCACGAGACGCAAAGAAGCTGAAGATGCCTGGAAGCTCGATGAGTACCGTCTCGAAACACTTTTGCAACTTAACCAGATGACCGACAGGTCAATGCAGAAAATCGTAGACTTTGCTCGTGAAGAAGCTGTCCGGCTTACTCAGAGCCAAGTTGGTTATATCGCATTCGTAAACGAAGATGAGTCCGTTCTCACAATGCATTCATGGTCCCAAGCTGCAATGCTGGAATGCAAAATAAGAGATAAGCCTATAGTTTATACCCTGAAGACCACCGGACTTTGGGGTGAAGCGCTGAGACAGCGAAAACCCATTATTACAAATGACTACAATGTTCCAAACCCCTTAAAGAAAGGATATCCAAAAGACCATATGAAACTAACGCGTCACATGAACATCCCGGTGTTTGATGGTGAAAGGGTAGTTGCAGTAGCAGGGGTAGGGAACAAAGATGAAGAATATGATGAATCCGATGTTCGCCAACTGACATTACTTATGGAAGGTATGTGGAGAATAATCCAAAGAAAGCAATCAGAAGAGGCACTTCAAAAATATGCAAATGAACTTTCAGAGGTGAACAAAGAACTGGAAAAGGTAAACGACGATCTCAAATCCCTTGATGTGATGAAGAATGAGTTCTTGTCTAACATAAGCCACGAACTTAAAACACCGCTTGTTTCCATCAAGGGTTATGTAGAACTCGTTTTTGATGGAAGCCTGGGAACACTTAATGAACAGCAAAAAAAGGCAGTCAATATAGTTTTGAGAAATTCAGAGCGGCTCAGACGCCTGATAGAATCGTTATTATTTATCAGCGGACTAGAATCCAGAGCTATTCAATATCATATAGAGAAGGTACGGATTGCAGAGATTATAGACAATGTAGTAAATGACGTCAATTTGCAAATTGAAGATAAAGGATTATTAATTGAAAATAATGTGCCTGAAAACTTACCTCTAATAAATGGTGATAAAGCTAGGCTTTCCGATATGTTGACCAATCTTGTTGATAATGCAATTAAGTTCACCCCTTCGGAAGGCAGGATAATCCTGAATGCATATGAAGAGGAAGATGATCTGCATATCGAGGTTAAAGATACAGGGATTGGTATACCAAAGGAGCTTATACCAAACTTATTTCAGAGGTTTTACCAGGTCGATGCCTCAATCAAACGCAGATATGGTGGAACCGGAGTGGGGTTGTATATTTGCAAGAACATTGTTGAAGCGCATAAAGGAAATATCTGGATCGAGAGTGAGGAAGAAAAGGGGACCACAGTTCACATTAGATTACCCCGGTAA
- a CDS encoding RAD55 family ATPase encodes MRFIDTIDGLDDIFSTDIPKGSVILITGVPGSLKSGITFSILSKYLENVGEFGTYITLEQSKDNHLANMKSMGLELSDNLSISDFSDYRLQYDEFSGDLLTLIETNILQYKQKMGDKFTCVALDSLGALYSLLDVEPRDMRKRLYHLFEPLRRENLTTFMILETSESLGLNHANNFENYLADGIIELGLHMKDNTTNRYIQVKKMRASEHSMDPFILTVSDEGLKVYRGNIF; translated from the coding sequence ATGAGATTTATTGATACGATTGATGGACTTGATGACATATTCAGTACAGACATACCAAAAGGAAGTGTGATTCTAATAACGGGGGTTCCCGGAAGTCTTAAATCTGGAATTACTTTTTCGATCCTTTCAAAATATCTCGAAAATGTCGGAGAGTTCGGGACTTACATTACTCTTGAACAAAGCAAGGATAACCACCTTGCAAACATGAAAAGTATGGGACTGGAACTTTCAGATAATCTATCAATATCTGATTTTAGTGATTACCGCCTCCAATACGATGAATTTTCAGGCGATCTCCTAACCCTTATAGAGACAAATATACTGCAATACAAACAAAAGATGGGGGATAAGTTCACATGTGTAGCATTGGACTCACTTGGTGCCCTTTATTCACTCCTCGATGTTGAACCTCGTGATATGAGAAAAAGACTTTACCATCTTTTCGAACCACTAAGACGTGAAAATCTTACAACTTTTATGATACTTGAAACAAGTGAGTCACTTGGACTGAATCATGCAAATAACTTTGAAAATTATCTTGCAGATGGGATTATAGAACTTGGACTTCACATGAAAGACAATACAACAAATCGTTATATACAGGTCAAAAAAATGCGTGCTTCAGAACACAGCATGGACCCCTTCATTCTTACAGTCTCAGATGAGGGACTTAAGGTGTATAGAGGAAATATATTCTGA
- a CDS encoding DUF835 domain-containing protein codes for MNIITKSGQKKVLSWNVIKLKDNNGKTTGIICSGEDITPRKIAEEELKHANDYLNLLIRIAPIATIVLDREQNIVTANEKAMDLLGYANDEIIGNPISTIISNNELLEFTDKNDLSIELLKKDGECIDANIATSAIMDNNNHKGLIVTLQDISELRGLLIAPSIEENTERKDTLELEGSYTYIQDSGDLNASYDIFSTMVKQGRPGLCITRENPAKIRSKYNITKTPIIWLTKTKTSEYPSIDPTELFKLHPTIENFIKKVNDGIVLIDGLEYLILENDLKSVIKFMEQTNDTIMVSDSRLILQIDPLIFDTKDHHLLKRWMRSLTDEDTYND; via the coding sequence ATGAACATCATTACAAAGTCAGGACAGAAAAAAGTGCTTTCATGGAATGTTATAAAGCTAAAAGATAATAATGGAAAAACAACCGGAATAATCTGTTCAGGAGAGGACATAACTCCCCGTAAGATTGCAGAAGAAGAACTGAAACACGCCAATGATTACCTTAATCTTCTTATCCGTATAGCACCAATTGCAACTATTGTACTTGACAGGGAACAAAATATAGTTACTGCTAATGAGAAAGCTATGGATCTTCTTGGCTATGCTAATGACGAAATTATCGGCAATCCGATATCTACCATAATCAGCAACAACGAATTACTCGAATTTACAGATAAGAACGACCTTTCTATAGAACTGCTAAAAAAGGACGGAGAATGTATCGATGCGAACATTGCAACCTCTGCCATAATGGATAACAACAATCATAAAGGGCTTATTGTTACACTTCAAGATATTTCAGAGCTTCGCGGACTTTTGATAGCCCCTTCTATAGAAGAAAATACAGAGAGAAAGGATACTCTGGAGCTTGAGGGAAGCTATACATACATACAAGATAGTGGTGATCTGAATGCATCTTACGACATATTTTCCACCATGGTCAAGCAAGGAAGACCAGGGCTTTGCATTACAAGAGAAAATCCTGCAAAGATAAGGAGCAAATATAATATTACAAAGACTCCTATAATCTGGCTTACGAAGACCAAAACTTCTGAATATCCCTCAATTGATCCTACTGAATTGTTCAAACTTCATCCTACTATCGAAAATTTTATTAAAAAAGTAAATGATGGTATTGTACTGATAGATGGACTTGAATACCTCATACTTGAAAATGATCTCAAGTCAGTTATTAAGTTCATGGAACAGACCAATGACACCATAATGGTATCAGATTCAAGATTAATTCTTCAGATCGATCCTTTGATCTTTGATACAAAGGATCATCATCTGTTAAAGAGATGGATGAGATCACTTACAGATGAAGATACCTATAATGATTGA
- a CDS encoding response regulator, with product MSEPFPKILVVDDEPWNLELMEAYLSGDYEIALASDGVEALEKVKDFDPDIILLDVRMPKMDGYQTCEKLKNDERTKFIPVVLVTALSEKEDRIKGIAAGADEFLSKPVDMLELKTRVHSLLKIKQQHDTIRKERDTAHKYFDVAGIMIVIIDNEHNIVNINKKGGEILGYSKEELIGKNYYDNFVPVEERETLKAHYKKLQCQ from the coding sequence ATGAGTGAACCGTTTCCAAAAATACTTGTTGTCGATGATGAACCATGGAACCTTGAATTAATGGAAGCATATCTTTCAGGTGACTATGAAATTGCATTAGCCTCTGATGGTGTTGAAGCCCTTGAAAAAGTAAAGGATTTTGACCCTGACATAATCCTTCTCGATGTCCGAATGCCGAAAATGGACGGTTACCAAACCTGTGAAAAACTCAAAAATGATGAGAGAACTAAATTCATTCCAGTAGTTCTTGTTACAGCATTATCCGAAAAGGAAGACAGGATAAAAGGTATTGCAGCAGGAGCTGATGAGTTCCTTTCAAAACCTGTGGATATGCTGGAACTAAAGACAAGAGTACATTCTTTGTTGAAGATAAAACAACAACATGATACGATACGCAAAGAAAGAGATACTGCCCATAAATATTTCGATGTCGCAGGAATTATGATAGTTATAATTGACAATGAACATAATATTGTCAATATCAATAAAAAGGGGGGTGAAATACTCGGATATTCCAAAGAAGAATTGATCGGCAAAAATTATTATGATAATTTTGTTCCTGTGGAAGAAAGAGAGACCTTAAAAGCACACTATAAAAAATTACAATGCCAATAG
- a CDS encoding MFS transporter translates to MDNDRFLIYSSALVIMGLSNAVIPILPELSATGQIYGINSSSLVYSSFFLGALSTMLPFGILSDRTDNLKLVSLGLLLSFISGLCMIFTDSFIIFVSARFIEGAACGAFFPAAYSRLARYTKRARYMGEFSFLINAGLAAGVAVTGYLVHSNIKNGIILFSILTFLTIIFAIYRSIVSSNTIATITSQKKIIEREHPSSHIFTSKDTRGIWIISFILAGSSGVLISLYPEYGTDTLSKTELGISISLLYVSTMISSLVTSYVNIGYAKLIKIGIMIATIGILVTINSSMAGFFIIGIGSGLMLVGLPIAIASMNIEKGMAMGIYNTCIYAGLALMPLIAGVLANSLEVKTIFFITAILFGLTIFLNRD, encoded by the coding sequence ATGGATAATGACAGGTTCTTGATCTATTCATCTGCTTTAGTCATAATGGGACTTTCAAATGCTGTCATACCTATCCTGCCAGAGCTTTCTGCCACTGGACAGATCTACGGCATAAATTCCTCAAGTTTGGTATATTCTTCATTCTTCCTCGGAGCATTAAGTACCATGCTTCCATTTGGAATATTAAGTGATAGAACTGATAATCTGAAATTGGTTAGTCTTGGTCTTCTGCTGTCATTTATATCAGGGCTATGTATGATCTTTACTGATAGCTTCATAATATTTGTATCAGCACGTTTCATTGAAGGGGCTGCTTGTGGTGCATTTTTCCCTGCAGCATATTCAAGACTGGCTCGTTACACAAAGAGAGCACGTTATATGGGAGAATTCAGCTTTCTAATCAATGCCGGACTAGCTGCTGGTGTTGCAGTTACCGGTTATTTGGTTCACTCTAACATCAAAAATGGAATTATTCTTTTTTCAATTTTGACATTCTTAACAATAATATTTGCAATCTATCGTTCTATAGTTTCTTCAAACACTATAGCAACGATTACCTCACAAAAAAAGATAATTGAAAGAGAACACCCGAGTTCACATATATTTACATCAAAGGATACTCGGGGGATATGGATCATCTCATTTATACTTGCAGGATCAAGTGGTGTCCTTATATCCCTTTATCCTGAATATGGTACAGATACACTCTCAAAGACAGAGCTAGGTATATCGATCTCACTTCTCTATGTATCTACAATGATATCATCTCTTGTAACATCTTATGTAAATATCGGGTATGCAAAACTCATAAAAATAGGAATAATGATAGCAACAATTGGCATACTCGTTACAATTAATAGCTCAATGGCAGGTTTCTTCATAATTGGTATTGGTTCAGGTCTGATGCTTGTAGGACTTCCAATAGCTATTGCATCCATGAATATTGAAAAAGGCATGGCAATGGGTATCTACAATACCTGCATCTATGCAGGACTTGCGTTAATGCCCCTGATAGCTGGAGTACTTGCAAATAGTCTAGAGGTAAAGACCATTTTTTTCATAACGGCCATTCTTTTCGGCCTCACTATTTTTCTAAACCGAGATTGA
- a CDS encoding shikimate kinase, producing MNITLIGMSGAGKSTIGKQLAKKLGYKFIDIDDLIRAKIGTGLQTFIDTYGDDEFIGLEEQIVIGLHSMDDHIIATGGSIVYSETAIRHLKDISTIVYLDVPFIRIAQRISPSQRGLVGFKDKGLRDLYNDRKKLYEHYMDIRIKIKKGETKRDIVERIIALCPDDVSTSRSV from the coding sequence ATGAACATTACACTTATTGGTATGTCTGGGGCGGGCAAATCCACGATTGGAAAACAGCTTGCAAAAAAACTTGGCTACAAGTTCATAGATATTGATGATCTAATACGCGCCAAGATCGGTACCGGACTGCAAACATTCATAGATACTTACGGTGACGATGAGTTCATTGGACTTGAAGAACAGATCGTTATTGGACTTCATTCAATGGATGATCATATCATTGCAACTGGTGGTAGCATTGTTTATTCGGAAACCGCGATACGACACTTAAAGGATATTTCTACAATCGTTTATCTGGATGTGCCTTTTATTCGGATCGCTCAGCGCATCTCTCCTTCCCAAAGGGGGCTTGTCGGCTTTAAAGATAAAGGGTTGAGAGACTTGTATAATGATCGTAAAAAATTATATGAGCACTATATGGATATTCGGATCAAAATAAAAAAAGGGGAGACAAAAAGGGATATTGTAGAACGCATCATCGCTTTATGCCCTGATGACGTTTCTACTTCCAGAAGTGTCTGA
- a CDS encoding PFL family protein → MLIHPEEILETIHMIKAENFDIRTVTMGINLRGCCHSDIDVFNKNIYNKITGYAKELVRTTEEVQNLYGIPITNKRIAVTPIAIVAESCNTEDYVSIAKTLDRAAEDVGIDFIGGFSALVHKGITPGDMKLINSIPQALASTKKVCASINVATTKAGINMDAVAMMGHIVKKTAEATKDADGIGCAKLVIFANAPEDNPFMAGAFHGIGEPDCVINVGVSGPGVVNSAVRELKDPDLGEISEAIKKTAFKITRMGEMVGREVSRRLNVDFGVLDLSLAPTPEIGDSVAAILEAMGLETCGTHGTTAALALLNDAVKKGGSMASSYVGGLSGAFIPVSEDAGMIRAVELGALSLEKLEAMTSVCSVGLDMIAIPGDTSAATISAIIADEMAIGMINKKTTAVRLIPAPGKKVGDSVEFGGLLGRAPVMKVSEFSSEKFIARGGRIPAPIQALTN, encoded by the coding sequence ATGCTTATTCATCCAGAAGAGATACTTGAGACCATCCACATGATCAAAGCTGAGAACTTTGATATAAGGACAGTTACCATGGGCATAAATCTTCGTGGTTGCTGCCATAGTGACATCGATGTCTTCAATAAGAATATCTACAACAAGATAACTGGTTACGCAAAAGAACTTGTAAGAACCACAGAGGAAGTTCAGAACCTTTACGGCATCCCCATCACAAACAAACGAATTGCTGTCACCCCTATTGCCATCGTTGCTGAAAGTTGTAACACTGAGGACTATGTTTCAATAGCAAAGACCCTTGACAGAGCTGCTGAAGATGTAGGTATCGATTTTATTGGAGGTTTTAGTGCCCTTGTACATAAAGGGATAACTCCAGGGGATATGAAACTTATCAATTCGATTCCGCAAGCCCTTGCCAGTACTAAAAAAGTATGTGCATCCATCAATGTCGCAACTACAAAGGCAGGGATAAACATGGATGCAGTGGCAATGATGGGACATATAGTCAAAAAAACAGCGGAAGCAACTAAAGATGCTGATGGTATCGGATGTGCAAAGCTTGTTATCTTTGCAAACGCACCTGAAGATAATCCTTTCATGGCAGGTGCATTTCATGGAATAGGAGAACCGGATTGTGTCATTAATGTAGGAGTAAGTGGACCCGGTGTAGTAAATTCAGCTGTACGCGAACTGAAAGACCCGGACCTTGGAGAGATATCAGAAGCCATCAAGAAAACTGCATTTAAGATAACAAGGATGGGAGAGATGGTAGGAAGAGAAGTTTCCCGCCGGCTCAATGTCGATTTTGGAGTTCTCGACCTATCCCTTGCACCGACCCCGGAAATAGGCGATAGTGTTGCAGCCATCCTTGAAGCCATGGGACTCGAGACCTGTGGAACCCACGGAACAACTGCAGCTCTTGCCCTTCTTAATGATGCTGTGAAAAAAGGTGGTTCAATGGCCTCGTCCTATGTGGGAGGTCTAAGTGGTGCTTTTATTCCGGTCAGTGAAGATGCGGGAATGATACGTGCAGTTGAATTGGGTGCCTTGAGTCTTGAAAAACTGGAAGCTATGACCAGTGTCTGTTCTGTGGGACTGGATATGATAGCAATTCCAGGAGACACATCTGCAGCGACCATTTCAGCCATCATTGCCGATGAAATGGCTATTGGGATGATAAACAAGAAAACTACAGCAGTACGCCTTATACCTGCTCCGGGTAAAAAAGTAGGGGACAGCGTGGAATTTGGAGGATTACTTGGAAGAGCACCTGTTATGAAAGTATCCGAATTCAGTTCAGAAAAGTTTATAGCACGCGGTGGAAGGATACCAGCCCCCATTCAAGCACTTACGAATTAA
- a CDS encoding ACT domain-containing protein, with amino-acid sequence MTSTRFIITVIGIDKIGIVASITKVMADFNVNIVDISQTIMEDLFTMIMLAGVDSENFDLASFQKAMVEEGEELGVEVRVQHEDAFRFMHRI; translated from the coding sequence ATGACATCAACCCGCTTCATAATCACTGTTATTGGTATCGACAAAATAGGTATTGTTGCCAGCATTACAAAAGTGATGGCAGATTTTAATGTGAATATCGTTGATATCAGCCAGACCATAATGGAAGACCTGTTCACAATGATCATGTTGGCAGGCGTGGATTCCGAGAACTTTGATCTTGCATCATTCCAGAAAGCAATGGTTGAGGAAGGGGAAGAGCTTGGTGTTGAAGTGCGAGTACAGCACGAAGATGCCTTCCGTTTTATGCACAGGATTTAA